In a single window of the Dreissena polymorpha isolate Duluth1 chromosome 3, UMN_Dpol_1.0, whole genome shotgun sequence genome:
- the LOC127872016 gene encoding D(2) dopamine receptor-like: MSILPIMENVTNNIPKNSTTYVLTCVATERGNATCDLLSEGIRTAAMDVNVYPIICAVAYVILGFVGNSVVIFIYLTKWKKNRTRVFILCLGILDWLNCTFSVPIEIGILWYPMSFDHNILCKISRGLTFVINNTGALVLVSIAIERFLVVYYPLKCRQLTPRFSKILCLISFVIASAVVWPSFVFYGTNTITIPVPQYNARVIGKTCLIADEHEIRKGLILIFTTVLFALLILVFIVLSTLYIAIGRKIYFAAYRDVGEDGENSVRMMRRSLVSAITGVTSVATLRRVSSMSQDSGSFRRTESFDRSCDLETTTKIKSTNSGSSRIDSVPEESVSVTSNHASELEISANPSANKTERTYSQSDLNANTPKTIQKRPLLRRSFSTVIHNATRKNTIMMRMVTIAFMLSYTPFLIILMIRYTHGTDSFKYYLSLGKAGKIAYKVFLNSYFINSMINPYIYGFMNVQFRKQVNILFRNIFCIFKGPVNRPSN, from the coding sequence ATGTCTATATTGCCAATAATGGAAAATGTGACGAACAATATACCAAAAAATTCCACTACATATGTTTTGACTTGCGTGGCAACTGAACGTGGAAACGCCACATGCGATCTTTTATCAGAAGGAATTAGGACTGCAGCGATGGATGTTAACGTATACCCTATTATATGTGCAGTGGCGTACGTCATTCTAGGATTTGTTGGAAATTCAGTTGTGATATTCATTTATTTGACGAAGTGGAAAAAGAACCGAACACGTGTTTTTATTCTCTGCCTTGGAATACTAGACTGGCTTAACTGTACATTTTCTGTTCCGATAGAAATCGGCATCCTATGGTACCCAATGTCGTTTGATCACAACATCCTTTGCAAAATATCTAGAGGATTAACCTTTGTCATAAACAACACAGGCGCTCTTGTATTAGTTTCCATCGCCATCGAACGCTTTCTTGTTGTGTACTATCCATTGAAGTGTCGCCAATTAACACCGCGATTTTCAAAGATATTGTGTTTGATCTCTTTTGTGATAGCATCGGCAGTGGTGTGGCCATCGTTTGTCTTTTACGGCACAAACACCATAACAATACCCGTGCCACAATACAACGCCCGTGTGATCGGAAAGACGTGTCTTATTGCTGACGAGCATGAAATCAGAAAAGGCCTTATTCTAATTTTTACAACAGTATTGTTTGCTCTGCTGATTTTAGTATTCATTGTTTTATCTACGCTATACATAGCCATCGGACGAAAAATCTATTTCGCGGCATATAGGGATGTTGGCGAGGACGGTGAAAATTCGGTCCGAATGATGCGGAGAAGTTTAGTTTCGGCTATAACAGGTGTTACCAGTGTAGCTACACTTCGGCGAGTTTCTTCAATGTCTCAGGACTCTGGGTCTTTTCGCCGAACTGAAAGCTTTGATCGGTCATGTGATTTAGAGACAACGACAAAAATAAAGTCAACTAATAGTGGGAGTTCTCGAATTGATAGCGTTCCAGAAGAATCGGTTAGCGTTACTTCAAACCACGCTTCCGAGCTCGAAATATCAGCGAATCCATCTGCGAATAAGACAGAAAGAACTTACAGCCAGAGTGACCTGAACGCTAATACtccaaaaacaatacaaaaaaggcCTTTGTTGAGACGATCTTTTTCAACCGTGATACATAACGCGACAAGGAAAAATACCATTATGATGAGAATGGTTACTATTGCTTTCATGTTGTCCTATACACCGTTTCTGATAATTTTGATGATACGCTATACTCACGGTACGGATTCTTTTAAATATTACCTATCCCTCGGTAAAGCGGGGAAAATAGCTTATAAAGTATTCCTGAATTCCTATTTTATTAATAGTATGATTAACCCATATATTTATGGTTTTATGAATGTACAATTTAGAAAGCAGGTAAACATTCTATTtcgtaatatattttgtatttttaagggACCTGTTAACAGACCTTCAAATTGA